A genomic region of Exiguobacterium oxidotolerans JCM 12280 contains the following coding sequences:
- a CDS encoding NUDIX hydrolase: MSVTTCHRAFGVYGLLVKDHQLLVINKNGGPYINRYDLPGGSLEAGEVLADAMRREFREETGLEIEILQNIGVIDFKLPWLWRSFTDVHHIAVYYTVKAIGGAITVPEQFDGQDSLGAVWVSEQDVTPDNASPLVLKAFDWIRSAQLGIEAETYDAWTVLK, translated from the coding sequence ATGTCAGTAACTACCTGCCATCGCGCATTTGGCGTCTATGGCCTGCTCGTAAAAGACCATCAATTATTAGTCATCAACAAAAATGGCGGTCCGTACATTAATCGCTATGATCTCCCGGGAGGCAGCCTCGAAGCGGGCGAAGTGTTAGCCGATGCGATGCGTCGCGAGTTCCGCGAGGAGACGGGGCTCGAAATCGAAATCCTCCAAAACATCGGCGTGATTGACTTTAAACTGCCGTGGCTTTGGCGAAGTTTCACCGACGTCCACCACATCGCCGTCTACTACACCGTCAAGGCAATCGGCGGTGCCATTACTGTTCCGGAGCAATTCGACGGACAGGATTCGCTCGGGGCTGTCTGGGTCTCGGAACAGGACGTGACGCCTGACAATGCATCACCGCTCGTCCTCAAAGCCTTTGACTGGATCCGGTCGGCGCAGTTAGGGATTGAGGCAGAAACGTATGATGCCTGGACTGTTTTGAAGTAA
- a CDS encoding NAD-dependent succinate-semialdehyde dehydrogenase — MIEKNVVNGQWYETEQTIPVFNPATKELLGHVPSSSADDALRAVDAASDAFVTWSSLTADARADKIDAWYRLINEHRDEVADIMTREQGKPFVEALGEVDYGNQYVRWYAEEARRIYGETIPASVPGKRLFVEKEPVGVVAAITPWNFPAAMITRKLAPALAAGCTVVLKPSEETPFTALRLVELAEEAGIPAGVINVLTGDAATISGVWQAERRVRKITFTGSTAVGKLIMRQAADTMKKLSLELGGHAPFIVTENADIDKAVTQAIRSKFRNGGQACVATNRFYVQASVLDAFTEKFVAEVNKLKVGNGLDADSTIGPLINAKAVEKVKAHIDDAVAKGATILTGGTIDDSVGYFVTPTVLANVTEDMICMQEETFGPLAPISVFETLDEVIERANNTPYGLAAYAFSERIDEALLLGKKLEYGIVGLNDGAPSAAQAPFGGYKESGLGREGGVYGIEDYLEVKYLSLG; from the coding sequence ATGATTGAAAAAAATGTAGTGAACGGACAATGGTACGAAACAGAACAAACGATTCCGGTCTTTAACCCGGCAACAAAAGAATTACTCGGGCATGTCCCAAGCAGTTCGGCAGATGACGCGTTGCGGGCAGTCGACGCGGCGAGCGATGCCTTCGTCACCTGGTCAAGCTTAACGGCGGATGCGCGTGCCGATAAAATCGATGCCTGGTACCGCTTGATCAATGAACACCGGGACGAAGTCGCTGACATCATGACACGCGAACAAGGGAAACCGTTTGTCGAAGCACTCGGTGAAGTCGATTACGGCAATCAATATGTCCGCTGGTATGCAGAAGAAGCACGCCGGATATACGGGGAAACAATTCCGGCATCAGTTCCGGGTAAACGCCTGTTCGTCGAAAAAGAACCGGTCGGCGTCGTCGCTGCGATCACGCCGTGGAACTTCCCCGCTGCGATGATTACACGAAAACTTGCCCCAGCTCTTGCAGCCGGTTGTACGGTCGTCTTAAAACCGTCGGAAGAAACTCCTTTTACAGCCCTTCGCCTCGTCGAACTTGCTGAAGAAGCAGGCATTCCGGCTGGTGTCATCAACGTCTTGACAGGTGACGCCGCAACAATCAGCGGTGTTTGGCAAGCCGAACGCCGTGTTCGCAAAATCACGTTCACCGGCTCTACTGCCGTCGGTAAATTGATCATGCGCCAAGCAGCCGATACGATGAAAAAACTATCACTCGAACTCGGGGGGCATGCACCGTTCATCGTCACGGAAAACGCCGACATCGATAAAGCCGTGACACAAGCAATCCGCTCGAAATTCCGCAACGGTGGCCAGGCCTGTGTCGCAACGAACCGCTTTTACGTCCAAGCCTCTGTGCTCGATGCCTTCACGGAGAAGTTCGTCGCGGAAGTGAACAAACTAAAAGTCGGGAACGGTCTTGACGCCGATTCAACGATCGGACCCTTGATTAACGCAAAAGCCGTCGAGAAAGTCAAAGCACACATCGACGACGCGGTTGCGAAAGGTGCAACGATCTTAACAGGCGGTACAATCGACGACTCGGTCGGTTACTTCGTCACACCGACAGTTCTCGCGAACGTCACGGAAGACATGATTTGTATGCAGGAAGAAACATTTGGTCCGCTCGCACCAATCTCGGTCTTCGAGACACTTGACGAAGTCATCGAACGGGCAAACAATACACCATACGGACTTGCCGCATATGCGTTTTCTGAACGAATCGATGAAGCGCTCCTGCTCGGTAAAAAACTCGAGTACGGCATCGTCGGCTTGAATGACGGCGCACCGTCTGCTGCCCAAGCACCATTCGGCGGCTACAAAGAAAGTGGACTCGGCCGTGAAGGCGGCGTCTACGGCATCGAGGATTACCTCGAAGTCAAATATTTGTCACTCGGATAA
- a CDS encoding SDR family NAD(P)-dependent oxidoreductase yields MYLPTFRLDQTTALVTGAGRGIGRALAIGMAEAGADVILVARTEADLQETASRIEALGRQAFVLTCDVTDRTQVIATVEKAYTFVDRIDTLVNNAGMNIRSKALDVTEDEWETIQQTNLKSAFLFSQEVGRRMQDTGGNIINIASVAGHVALRTGVVYATTKAALIQMTKVLALEWGPKNIRVNAIGPWYFKTPLTEPLLADPAYLKDIVDVTPLGRVGELTELVGPTVFLASDAGSYITGQTLFVDGGMTIKGF; encoded by the coding sequence ATGTACTTACCGACATTTCGACTTGATCAAACAACTGCCCTCGTGACCGGAGCCGGACGCGGCATCGGACGGGCACTTGCCATCGGGATGGCAGAAGCTGGTGCTGACGTCATCCTCGTCGCCCGGACGGAAGCTGATTTACAAGAGACGGCAAGCCGGATTGAAGCACTCGGTCGACAGGCGTTTGTCCTGACGTGTGACGTGACGGACCGCACGCAAGTCATCGCGACGGTCGAAAAAGCCTATACGTTCGTCGACCGGATTGATACGCTTGTCAACAACGCCGGGATGAACATCCGCTCGAAAGCGCTCGACGTCACGGAAGACGAATGGGAGACGATTCAACAGACGAACTTGAAGTCGGCCTTCCTGTTTTCACAGGAAGTCGGACGCCGGATGCAGGACACGGGTGGCAACATCATTAACATCGCCTCGGTCGCAGGTCACGTCGCTTTACGGACCGGTGTCGTCTATGCGACGACGAAGGCGGCCTTGATTCAGATGACGAAAGTCCTCGCCCTCGAATGGGGTCCGAAAAATATCCGCGTCAATGCGATTGGTCCGTGGTATTTCAAGACGCCGCTGACGGAACCGTTACTGGCGGATCCCGCCTACTTAAAGGACATCGTCGACGTGACACCGCTCGGACGGGTCGGTGAACTGACGGAACTCGTCGGTCCGACCGTCTTTCTTGCGTCGGACGCCGGATCATACATCACCGGTCAGACATTGTTTGTCGACGGTGGGATGACGATTAAAGGGTTTTAA
- a CDS encoding NAD-dependent epimerase/dehydratase family protein has protein sequence MDIKGKRILVTGISGTLGPRVARRFIEEAIEVRGLVRSEGQADRCKQLGITPAFGDLTDAAALETAMQDIDIVVHCAAYLGDDIKLAVAANVTGVEHLAAAALDACALFLHISTTSVYGEPAGGLITEATPLSDDHHAPYIQTKVRSERILQRYAADGLDVIILRPGAICAEENSYWGDRQVKRMQETEVVTWVHPDDVVNWVHADNLAEMVHLAVRRATPGDVYHAVDANIPETEFRMQLIKASGKPYQMPDRPVERPLYTTDKIKTLGYTPVRSFSDTMQRLIESF, from the coding sequence ATGGATATCAAAGGAAAACGGATTCTCGTCACCGGGATCAGCGGGACACTTGGCCCACGGGTCGCCCGCCGTTTTATAGAAGAAGCAATTGAAGTCCGCGGACTCGTTCGAAGCGAAGGACAAGCCGACCGTTGCAAACAACTCGGGATCACGCCCGCGTTCGGTGACTTGACGGACGCCGCAGCGCTTGAAACAGCGATGCAGGACATCGACATCGTCGTCCACTGTGCTGCTTATCTCGGCGACGACATCAAACTTGCCGTAGCAGCGAACGTCACCGGAGTCGAACACCTCGCGGCTGCCGCGCTTGACGCGTGCGCCTTGTTCCTCCACATCTCGACGACTTCCGTTTACGGCGAACCGGCGGGCGGTCTCATAACGGAAGCGACGCCACTGAGCGACGATCATCACGCACCGTACATTCAAACGAAAGTGCGGTCGGAACGGATTTTACAACGGTATGCGGCTGACGGGCTTGACGTCATCATCCTCCGTCCCGGTGCGATCTGCGCCGAAGAAAACTCTTACTGGGGCGACCGGCAAGTCAAACGGATGCAGGAAACAGAAGTCGTCACGTGGGTCCATCCGGATGATGTCGTCAACTGGGTCCACGCCGATAATCTGGCAGAGATGGTTCACCTTGCCGTCCGGCGCGCAACACCGGGAGACGTCTATCATGCGGTCGACGCCAACATCCCGGAGACCGAATTTCGGATGCAACTGATAAAGGCGTCCGGTAAACCTTATCAGATGCCGGACCGACCGGTCGAACGTCCCCTCTATACAACGGATAAAATCAAGACGCTCGGCTACACACCTGTCCGCTCGTTTTCGGACACGATGCAACGATTGATTGAGTCGTTTTGA
- a CDS encoding MarR family winged helix-turn-helix transcriptional regulator has protein sequence MTIHKDFARLYYHLHPQWKENLSHQSVRILQMIQMTAPITVKQVAEKFALSPNTASEHIKKLEQLGYIEKNRSSDDQRVVHVSLTNEGLHAVRTHTELDVDRVAHVLHQLSADDQQSIQQAFRLLREAADDCFSD, from the coding sequence ATGACGATTCATAAAGATTTTGCTAGACTCTATTACCATCTTCATCCGCAATGGAAAGAAAATTTGTCACATCAAAGCGTTCGTATTTTGCAGATGATCCAGATGACGGCACCGATTACGGTTAAACAGGTCGCTGAAAAATTTGCCCTTTCACCGAATACGGCGTCGGAACATATTAAAAAGCTGGAACAACTCGGTTACATCGAAAAAAATCGTTCTTCTGACGATCAACGGGTGGTTCATGTGAGTTTAACGAATGAAGGGTTACACGCAGTTCGGACACATACAGAACTTGACGTCGATCGTGTCGCGCACGTACTCCATCAGTTATCGGCTGACGATCAACAGTCGATTCAGCAGGCATTTCGGTTACTTCGGGAGGCGGCAGATGACTGCTTTTCTGATTAA
- a CDS encoding GNAT family N-acetyltransferase encodes MNVQLSSCTVKDTEALYAFEIDNRLFFEQSIPSRGDAYYLPETFKERHAALLQEQQDGSSFFYLIKDEAGTILGRINLVDRNQIEKTAQLGYRIGQVHAGKGIAKEAVRLLLGQCREYDIDEVEAKTTDANIASQKILTHNGFKRVDKKEEVAFNGQRIQLMHYSWRR; translated from the coding sequence ATGAACGTCCAATTATCGAGCTGTACCGTGAAAGACACAGAAGCACTATATGCCTTTGAAATCGATAACCGTCTCTTTTTTGAACAATCAATCCCTTCACGGGGCGACGCCTATTATTTGCCGGAGACGTTTAAGGAACGGCACGCGGCGCTCCTGCAGGAACAGCAAGACGGCAGTTCGTTCTTTTACCTGATCAAGGACGAAGCCGGAACGATTCTCGGGCGGATCAATCTGGTCGACCGGAATCAAATCGAAAAAACTGCTCAACTCGGCTACCGGATTGGACAAGTCCATGCGGGAAAAGGAATCGCAAAAGAAGCCGTCCGCTTGCTACTTGGACAATGCCGGGAATACGACATTGATGAAGTCGAGGCCAAAACGACGGATGCAAACATCGCTTCGCAAAAAATCTTGACGCACAACGGATTTAAGCGCGTAGACAAGAAAGAAGAAGTGGCGTTCAACGGTCAACGGATACAGTTGATGCATTACAGCTGGAGACGGTAA
- a CDS encoding SDR family NAD(P)-dependent oxidoreductase — translation MTAWIGKIAVVTGASRGAGRGIAYELGQAGATVYVTGRSTQNGTTDNRPETIEETAAGVTARGGIGISVRCDHTDPDDVARLFQQIHDQHGRIDLLVNSVFGGSEASLPSGQGKRFWERPPEHWDAMMVAGPKAYLLTTRAAVPLLEQSPAALIVNLTSFSPNQAAGNLYYDLAMQSINRTTFVMGQELRESHIAVIALCPGFMRTERVVDAGFSSDATETTAYVGRAVVALAQDPDILQRTSQALFVSDLARDYGFTDQDGTQPASFHLSDEHSTSAPIVRRKD, via the coding sequence ATGACAGCATGGATTGGAAAAATCGCAGTCGTCACCGGTGCGTCACGCGGCGCCGGACGCGGGATTGCTTACGAACTCGGACAAGCCGGGGCAACGGTTTATGTGACCGGGCGCAGTACACAGAACGGGACGACCGACAATCGTCCGGAAACGATTGAAGAGACGGCCGCCGGTGTCACGGCTCGTGGTGGTATTGGCATTTCGGTCCGCTGCGACCATACGGATCCGGATGATGTCGCCCGATTGTTTCAACAGATTCACGATCAGCACGGTCGGATTGATTTGCTCGTCAACAGTGTGTTCGGCGGTTCGGAAGCCTCGCTTCCTTCCGGACAGGGCAAGCGGTTTTGGGAACGACCGCCGGAGCACTGGGACGCGATGATGGTCGCCGGACCGAAAGCCTATCTGCTGACGACACGGGCGGCTGTTCCGTTGCTTGAACAAAGTCCGGCTGCATTGATCGTCAATTTGACGTCGTTCAGTCCGAATCAAGCGGCGGGCAACTTGTATTATGATTTGGCGATGCAGTCGATCAACCGGACGACGTTTGTCATGGGGCAGGAACTTCGGGAGAGTCACATCGCTGTTATTGCGCTGTGTCCCGGTTTCATGCGGACGGAACGGGTCGTGGACGCAGGATTCAGCAGTGATGCAACCGAAACCACCGCTTACGTCGGACGGGCAGTCGTCGCACTTGCCCAGGACCCGGATATCCTGCAACGGACCAGCCAAGCCTTATTCGTCTCGGACCTCGCACGCGACTACGGCTTTACAGATCAAGATGGAACGCAACCGGCATCGTTTCATCTTTCCGATGAACATTCCACATCTGCACCAATTGTCCGCAGAAAGGACTAA
- a CDS encoding DUF4362 domain-containing protein, with protein sequence MVKQRWVGLVLVVVLVGCGKSYPIEQAIENGDIVTTPSRENVERFQTFLNQVDQKGEDSIRITSYTTEGDPIFQDVTYDGKQFSYSLDSSQDEFGNEADDRDGESCQTLKKDQTDETHVYLLTDCAEGEDHPLLEATAAELE encoded by the coding sequence ATGGTGAAGCAACGATGGGTAGGTCTTGTTTTGGTAGTCGTTCTTGTCGGATGTGGAAAAAGTTATCCGATTGAACAAGCAATCGAAAATGGTGATATTGTAACGACGCCAAGTCGTGAGAATGTGGAGCGGTTCCAGACATTTTTGAATCAAGTCGATCAAAAAGGCGAGGACAGCATCCGGATCACTTCCTATACGACAGAAGGTGACCCGATTTTTCAGGACGTCACGTATGACGGAAAACAGTTCAGTTATTCACTCGACTCGTCGCAGGATGAGTTCGGGAACGAGGCGGACGACCGGGACGGGGAAAGCTGTCAGACGTTGAAAAAAGACCAAACAGACGAAACGCACGTCTATCTGTTGACGGATTGTGCCGAAGGAGAAGATCATCCGTTACTCGAAGCGACAGCAGCAGAGCTTGAATAA
- a CDS encoding aminoglycoside phosphotransferase family protein has translation MYPKSDYPLIEQAVKSFGLMFHSLKVAPNSLTTHGKHGDKHYKISIDGLFYSIRLLPEKRYAESALSRSTPDLLTEQLRYSDYLRANGIPFMKRVQPIHEGLFTTVQDPTGQKWTCCLFHWMAGHHVTANTMHSAAQIGTLARQLHDLSRNYQAFHFPFVDHTVAYQRWFHDLQELSFSSMPESVRDSFQEYLSLAHQHIDVAKHRNHFSTQPVISTDLNSLNFLWNPNQKIVGIVDHEHIGATDRVQDLAWLIKWYARTESIESHDVSGHLAKSLLAHYNSPTVLVPKDNARLASLLWLSGCFNLHFVEQTTHLMQEAGQDSELYNSLQLHFETYRLRGERLTGLLS, from the coding sequence ATGTATCCAAAAAGCGATTACCCCTTGATCGAACAGGCAGTCAAAAGTTTCGGTCTCATGTTTCACTCATTGAAAGTCGCCCCTAACTCATTAACGACACATGGCAAACATGGCGATAAACACTACAAAATCTCGATTGATGGACTTTTCTATTCGATTCGCCTGTTACCGGAAAAGCGTTATGCCGAATCCGCCTTGTCCCGATCCACACCGGATCTACTTACGGAACAGTTACGATATAGCGACTATCTGCGGGCAAATGGCATCCCGTTCATGAAACGCGTACAACCGATACATGAGGGGCTTTTCACGACAGTCCAGGATCCGACCGGACAGAAGTGGACATGTTGTCTGTTTCACTGGATGGCCGGACACCATGTGACAGCTAATACGATGCATTCCGCTGCTCAAATTGGAACACTAGCCCGTCAATTGCATGATTTGTCACGCAACTATCAGGCGTTTCACTTTCCATTCGTCGACCATACGGTGGCCTATCAGCGTTGGTTCCATGATTTGCAAGAGCTTTCGTTTTCATCGATGCCGGAATCAGTCCGGGATTCGTTTCAGGAGTATCTGAGTCTTGCGCACCAACATATTGACGTTGCGAAACATAGAAACCATTTTTCTACTCAACCGGTCATCTCGACCGACTTGAATTCGCTCAACTTCTTATGGAATCCGAATCAAAAAATCGTCGGAATTGTCGACCATGAACATATCGGCGCAACGGACCGCGTGCAAGATTTAGCCTGGCTGATCAAATGGTATGCCCGGACGGAGAGTATTGAATCGCATGATGTGTCCGGTCATCTCGCTAAATCATTACTGGCCCACTACAACTCCCCAACCGTGCTCGTGCCGAAAGATAATGCGCGACTGGCTTCGTTGCTGTGGCTCTCGGGCTGCTTCAATTTACATTTCGTCGAACAGACGACACATTTAATGCAGGAAGCAGGACAAGATTCAGAACTGTACAATTCGCTGCAACTTCACTTTGAGACATACCGTCTTCGGGGTGAGCGACTGACCGGTCTGCTAAGCTAA
- a CDS encoding DUF3147 family protein yields MTAFLIKVFSSAVVIGIVTEVARRSVTYGGVIAALPIVSLLSMIWLVQQGQSKTEVTMFVKSVLYGLPATFFLVLILYILLNQGVSIFISVLLASGCWWIFWTIQQQVGFFIGRF; encoded by the coding sequence ATGACTGCTTTTCTGATTAAGGTGTTTTCAAGCGCAGTCGTCATCGGAATCGTGACAGAAGTGGCACGCCGTTCGGTGACATACGGTGGTGTGATTGCGGCACTTCCGATCGTCAGCCTACTCAGTATGATTTGGCTAGTTCAACAAGGGCAATCTAAAACGGAAGTGACGATGTTCGTTAAAAGTGTACTCTATGGTTTGCCGGCAACATTTTTTCTGGTGCTGATTTTATACATATTACTCAATCAAGGGGTGTCCATATTCATCAGTGTGTTACTGGCGAGTGGATGTTGGTGGATTTTTTGGACGATCCAGCAGCAAGTCGGATTTTTTATTGGCCGATTCTAA